A part of Streptomyces sp. NBC_00557 genomic DNA contains:
- a CDS encoding NAD(P)/FAD-dependent oxidoreductase: MTESTNVVVIGGGYAGVMAANRLTQRDDVTVTLINQRPVFVERIRLHQLVAGSHDALVDYTQVLGSGIRLVVGTVTRIDASERSVTLATGGTVGYDYLVYAVGSGSAAPRVRGAAEFAYPIAGLEEAERLRPVVDAAPAAAPMTVVGAGPTGIETAAELAEDGHAVTLVCGEVLGSCLHPRGRRSVAKRLGKLGVTVLEGPDAKVTAVTRDVVQLSGGRKLPSTVTIWAAGFGVPDLAGRSGLSTDALGRLLTDETLTSVDDVRIVAAGDSAAPSDLPFRMSCQAAVPLGAHAADSVLSRIAGEQPAPINLGFVGQCISLGRRAGIFQFAYKDDTAKRYYLSGRPGAKLKEFVCKHTVKQLADETRKPGSHHWAKDDKRRQLLQAKRGEAPATTERSA; the protein is encoded by the coding sequence ATGACTGAGAGCACCAATGTGGTCGTGATCGGCGGCGGATACGCCGGCGTCATGGCGGCCAATCGCCTGACGCAGCGCGACGACGTGACAGTGACTCTGATCAACCAGCGCCCGGTCTTCGTCGAGCGGATCCGCCTGCACCAACTGGTGGCCGGATCCCACGACGCGCTGGTCGACTACACACAAGTCCTGGGCAGCGGCATCCGGCTGGTGGTCGGCACAGTGACACGGATCGACGCGTCCGAGCGCAGCGTGACGTTGGCGACCGGGGGCACGGTCGGCTACGACTACCTGGTCTACGCAGTGGGCAGTGGCAGCGCCGCCCCGCGTGTGCGGGGAGCGGCCGAGTTCGCCTACCCGATTGCCGGCCTGGAGGAGGCGGAGCGGCTGCGGCCAGTCGTCGACGCAGCGCCAGCAGCGGCCCCGATGACGGTTGTCGGAGCCGGTCCGACCGGCATCGAGACCGCCGCCGAACTGGCCGAGGATGGCCATGCCGTGACCCTGGTCTGCGGCGAGGTGCTCGGCTCCTGCCTTCACCCTAGAGGCCGGCGCTCGGTTGCCAAGCGGCTGGGCAAACTCGGTGTGACCGTACTCGAAGGCCCCGACGCCAAGGTGACGGCTGTGACTCGCGATGTCGTGCAGCTCAGTGGCGGCCGCAAGCTGCCGAGCACGGTGACCATCTGGGCCGCCGGATTCGGCGTGCCGGATCTGGCCGGCCGCAGCGGGCTGAGCACCGATGCCTTGGGCCGTCTGCTCACGGACGAGACGTTGACGAGCGTGGACGACGTGCGCATCGTCGCGGCCGGTGATTCGGCGGCACCGTCGGACCTGCCGTTTCGGATGAGCTGCCAGGCCGCGGTTCCTCTGGGCGCGCATGCCGCCGACTCGGTGCTCAGCCGGATCGCGGGTGAGCAACCCGCGCCCATCAACCTGGGGTTCGTCGGCCAGTGCATCAGCCTGGGTCGTCGCGCCGGCATCTTCCAGTTCGCCTACAAGGACGACACCGCGAAGAGGTACTACCTCAGCGGCCGCCCTGGCGCGAAGCTCAAGGAGTTCGTTTGCAAGCACACCGTCAAGCAACTGGCGGACGAGACACGCAAGCCCGGCTCGCACCACTGGGCCAAGGATGACAAGCGCCGGCAGTTGCTGCAGGCCAAACGTGGCGAGGCGCCGGCCACCACCGAACGATCGGCCTAG
- a CDS encoding chitinase, translated as MPTTRMAVAAAAVVAAASTVVLPATSATAVTAKPAAASADFVVSQAQFQHMFPNKNPFYTYAGLRNAMNSFPAFAHTGSDTVKKQEAAAFLANVSHETGGLRYTKEQNPANYPHYCDASQPYGCPAGQAAYYGRGPMQLSWNFNYKAAGDALGIDLLHNPNLVETDATISWKTALWYWNTQSGPGSMTPHKAMVSGAGFGETIRSINGALECNGQNPAEMQDRVNLYRQFTQTLNVAPGDKLTC; from the coding sequence ATGCCCACTACGCGTATGGCCGTGGCCGCAGCAGCAGTGGTCGCCGCCGCATCGACGGTTGTCCTTCCCGCCACTTCTGCCACAGCCGTGACCGCAAAGCCCGCGGCGGCCTCGGCCGACTTCGTCGTAAGCCAAGCCCAGTTCCAGCACATGTTCCCGAACAAGAACCCGTTCTACACCTACGCCGGGCTGCGGAACGCGATGAACTCCTTCCCGGCTTTCGCCCACACGGGAAGCGACACGGTCAAGAAGCAGGAGGCGGCCGCCTTCCTGGCCAACGTCAGCCACGAGACCGGCGGCCTGCGATACACGAAGGAGCAGAACCCCGCCAACTACCCGCACTACTGCGACGCGAGCCAGCCGTACGGCTGCCCGGCCGGCCAGGCGGCCTACTACGGCCGCGGGCCGATGCAGCTGAGCTGGAACTTCAACTACAAGGCAGCGGGTGACGCGTTGGGCATCGACCTGCTGCACAACCCGAACCTCGTGGAGACCGACGCCACGATCTCGTGGAAGACCGCGCTGTGGTACTGGAACACTCAGTCGGGTCCCGGCTCCATGACGCCGCACAAGGCGATGGTCAGCGGTGCCGGATTCGGTGAGACGATCCGCAGCATCAACGGCGCGCTGGAGTGCAACGGCCAGAACCCCGCCGAGATGCAGGACCGTGTCAACCTCTACCGGCAGTTCACGCAGACCCTGAATGTCGCCCCCGGAGACAAGCTGACCTGCTGA
- a CDS encoding helix-turn-helix transcriptional regulator: MVRPTRVTNTIRALRFAHGEMTQAELARRIGVTRQTVIAIEQGRYSPTLEMAFQIARVFGVPLEEVFQYPGTDETGEVEGESK, translated from the coding sequence GTGGTGAGGCCGACCAGGGTCACCAACACGATCCGGGCGCTGCGCTTCGCCCACGGCGAGATGACCCAGGCCGAGCTCGCCCGCCGCATCGGCGTGACCCGCCAGACCGTCATCGCCATCGAGCAGGGCCGCTACTCGCCCACTCTGGAGATGGCCTTCCAGATCGCCCGAGTGTTCGGCGTCCCACTCGAAGAGGTTTTCCAGTACCCCGGAACCGATGAAACCGGGGAAGTCGAGGGAGAGAGCAAGTGA
- a CDS encoding GNAT family N-acetyltransferase: MPVLRQARVSDHGTIIACVPQWWGDSRAPAQARELSLLLPKLFLQFFSGTSLVLENEAGVRAFLIGFHAADNDEEAYIHFVGVDPKLRGQGVARRLYTTFFQHAADAGRTEVRAITSPGNKGSIAFHRAMGFTLESGDREVDGLPVHSDYDGPGQDRVCFHKKLAL; this comes from the coding sequence ATGCCAGTGTTGCGACAGGCCCGCGTCTCCGACCACGGCACGATCATCGCATGTGTACCGCAGTGGTGGGGGGACTCGCGTGCCCCCGCGCAGGCCCGCGAGCTATCGCTGCTGCTGCCCAAGCTGTTCTTGCAGTTCTTCTCAGGCACCAGCCTGGTCCTGGAGAACGAAGCCGGCGTCAGGGCGTTCCTCATTGGTTTTCACGCCGCCGACAACGACGAAGAGGCGTACATCCACTTCGTGGGAGTGGATCCGAAGCTTCGTGGGCAGGGGGTTGCCCGGCGTCTGTACACCACCTTCTTCCAGCATGCCGCCGACGCCGGCCGCACAGAGGTGCGTGCGATCACCTCACCGGGAAACAAGGGCTCCATCGCCTTTCACCGCGCCATGGGATTCACCCTGGAAAGCGGGGACCGAGAGGTCGATGGTCTGCCCGTACACAGTGACTACGACGGTCCTGGGCAGGACCGGGTGTGCTTTCACAAGAAGTTGGCCCTCTGA
- a CDS encoding dienelactone hydrolase family protein, whose amino-acid sequence MTTMRARRDDPLDDFSRRAVGVDDVSKTVYVAGTGPGVVLMPEMPGISPDVARLARWIRDAGFRVYLPSLFGVDGAYPTTEAGEAVVRRACVSAEFRAFAGGGTSPVVAWLRGLARIAHAECGGPGVGAVGLCFTGNFALTMALEPAVIAPVVNHPSLPLDDPGGLEIADEDAVALAERIERDGLKVLGYRFDNDRWCTGQRFAAYQALLGEAFDGRVLPGDAANTNPPPFFRDVVGCAHSVVTAHLVDEQGHPTVRARDEIIAFLREQLRR is encoded by the coding sequence ATGACAACGATGCGAGCACGGCGCGACGACCCCTTGGACGACTTCTCCCGGAGAGCCGTCGGCGTCGATGACGTCAGCAAGACCGTGTACGTTGCCGGGACGGGACCCGGCGTCGTCCTGATGCCCGAGATGCCCGGCATCAGCCCCGACGTCGCACGGTTGGCACGCTGGATACGCGACGCCGGCTTCCGCGTGTACCTGCCCTCGCTCTTCGGTGTCGACGGCGCCTACCCGACCACCGAGGCAGGCGAGGCCGTCGTGCGGCGCGCCTGCGTCAGCGCCGAGTTCCGTGCGTTCGCCGGGGGCGGCACCAGTCCCGTCGTGGCGTGGCTGCGCGGCCTCGCGCGGATCGCGCACGCGGAGTGCGGTGGGCCGGGCGTCGGCGCGGTCGGGCTGTGCTTCACCGGCAACTTCGCGCTGACCATGGCACTCGAACCGGCCGTCATCGCCCCGGTCGTCAACCATCCCTCGCTGCCGCTCGACGACCCCGGAGGACTGGAGATCGCAGACGAGGACGCGGTTGCCCTCGCCGAACGCATCGAACGAGACGGATTGAAGGTGCTCGGCTACCGCTTCGACAACGACAGGTGGTGCACGGGCCAGCGGTTCGCGGCCTACCAAGCACTACTCGGCGAAGCGTTCGACGGCCGCGTTCTTCCCGGAGATGCAGCGAACACGAACCCTCCGCCCTTCTTCCGCGACGTCGTCGGGTGCGCCCACAGCGTCGTCACGGCACATCTCGTGGACGAGCAGGGTCATCCCACGGTACGTGCCCGTGATGAGATCATCGCCTTCCTCCGGGAGCAGCTCAGAAGATGA
- a CDS encoding glycoside hydrolase family protein, with the protein MRKAPNLRGLAVILAALALLAFGNQAGTPTDAVNASSATVKKKGVSAWNFTGVTNALADSKAGWFYTWSSGKQQITPPSGVEFVPMIWGKGSVTDAELGQAEQQGKTLLGFNEPDMPGQSNMTVPQALDLWPRLQSTGMRLGAPAVATGADVADGWLDRFMKGAAGRHYKVDFIPLHWYGGDFDATHATAQLRNYLQATHNRYKKPIWLTEYALIDFSTGTPRYPTQAQQAAFVKQSTAMLQGLPFVERYAWFTLSTSRGDGTGLYNGATANEVGAAYRSAG; encoded by the coding sequence ATGCGAAAGGCACCCAACTTACGTGGTCTCGCCGTGATTCTGGCGGCTCTGGCCCTGCTCGCGTTCGGCAATCAGGCCGGCACACCCACCGACGCGGTGAACGCGTCCTCCGCCACGGTGAAGAAGAAGGGCGTCAGCGCCTGGAACTTCACCGGCGTCACCAACGCGCTGGCCGACTCGAAAGCCGGTTGGTTCTACACCTGGTCCTCGGGCAAGCAGCAGATCACACCGCCGTCCGGGGTCGAATTCGTGCCCATGATCTGGGGCAAGGGCTCGGTGACCGATGCGGAACTCGGCCAGGCCGAGCAGCAGGGTAAGACCCTGCTCGGGTTCAACGAACCCGACATGCCGGGGCAGTCGAACATGACCGTGCCGCAGGCGCTCGATCTGTGGCCCCGGCTGCAGTCGACCGGCATGCGGCTCGGGGCGCCCGCCGTCGCCACCGGCGCCGACGTCGCAGACGGCTGGCTCGACCGCTTCATGAAGGGCGCCGCCGGCCGTCACTACAAGGTCGACTTCATTCCCCTGCACTGGTACGGCGGGGACTTCGACGCCACGCATGCGACAGCCCAGCTGCGGAACTACCTCCAGGCCACCCACAACCGCTACAAGAAGCCGATCTGGCTCACCGAGTACGCACTGATCGACTTCTCCACCGGCACCCCGAGGTATCCGACACAGGCACAGCAGGCCGCGTTCGTGAAGCAGTCGACCGCCATGCTGCAGGGGCTGCCGTTCGTCGAGCGGTATGCCTGGTTCACCCTCTCCACCAGCCGCGGTGACGGCACCGGACTCTACAACGGTGCGACGGCCAACGAGGTGGGCGCCGCCTATCGCTCGGCCGGCTGA
- a CDS encoding MFS transporter gives MASPNTAPPPPAGLPRIVAASLIGTTIEWYDFFLYGSAAALVFNKLFFPGSDPLVGTLLSFLTYAVGFAARPLGALVFGHYGDRLGRKKLLVLSLVMMGGATFAIGLLPTHATVGAAAPVLLTVLRLVQGFALGGEWGGAVLLVSEHGDARRRGFWASWPQTGAPAGQLLATGVLSLLTAVLSDHAFGTWGWRIPFLLSGVLVLVGLWMRLSVDESPVFKEALARAESRRQDAVAEKLPLVSVLRHHWRDVLVAMGARMAENISYYVITAFILVYATTSAGVSKQTALNAVLIGSAVHFAVIPAWGALSDRVGRRPVYLLGAAGVGLWMFPFFSLVDTGSFGYLVLAVTVGLVLHGAMYAPQAAFFAEMFATRMRYSGASIGAQFASVAAGAPAPLIATALLDDYGSSTPIALYVIAAAVLTLVAVGVARETRHRDLARVEAEDGESAGAGTAAQARTA, from the coding sequence ATGGCATCCCCGAACACCGCTCCCCCACCTCCCGCCGGCCTCCCCAGAATCGTCGCCGCCAGCCTCATCGGCACCACCATCGAGTGGTACGACTTCTTCCTCTACGGCTCCGCGGCCGCGCTGGTGTTCAACAAGCTGTTCTTCCCCGGCTCCGATCCGCTGGTCGGGACGCTGCTGTCGTTCCTGACGTACGCCGTCGGGTTCGCGGCCCGCCCGCTGGGCGCGCTGGTGTTCGGGCACTACGGCGACCGGCTCGGGCGGAAGAAGCTGCTGGTGCTGAGCCTGGTGATGATGGGCGGGGCGACGTTCGCCATCGGGCTGCTGCCCACGCACGCCACGGTCGGGGCCGCCGCGCCCGTGCTGCTCACCGTCCTGCGGCTCGTCCAGGGGTTCGCGCTCGGCGGCGAGTGGGGCGGCGCCGTGCTGCTGGTGTCGGAGCACGGGGACGCGCGCCGGCGCGGCTTCTGGGCCTCGTGGCCGCAGACCGGTGCGCCGGCGGGGCAGTTGCTCGCGACCGGTGTGCTCTCCCTGCTGACCGCGGTGCTCTCCGACCACGCCTTCGGGACCTGGGGCTGGCGCATTCCCTTCCTGCTCTCCGGTGTGCTGGTGCTCGTCGGTCTGTGGATGCGGCTCTCCGTCGACGAATCGCCCGTGTTCAAGGAGGCGTTGGCGCGGGCGGAGTCCCGGCGGCAGGACGCGGTGGCGGAGAAGCTGCCGCTCGTCTCCGTGCTGCGGCACCACTGGCGGGACGTCCTGGTGGCGATGGGCGCCCGCATGGCGGAGAACATCAGCTACTACGTCATCACCGCCTTCATCCTCGTCTACGCCACCACCTCGGCCGGCGTCTCGAAGCAGACCGCGCTCAACGCGGTGCTCATCGGCTCCGCCGTGCACTTCGCCGTCATCCCGGCCTGGGGCGCGCTGTCCGACCGGGTCGGGCGGCGGCCGGTGTATCTGCTCGGCGCGGCCGGTGTCGGCCTGTGGATGTTCCCGTTCTTCTCGCTCGTGGACACCGGGTCGTTCGGCTACCTGGTCCTCGCCGTGACCGTCGGGCTCGTCCTGCACGGCGCGATGTACGCGCCCCAGGCCGCCTTCTTCGCCGAGATGTTCGCGACGCGGATGCGGTACTCCGGCGCGTCCATCGGCGCCCAGTTCGCCTCCGTGGCGGCCGGTGCGCCGGCCCCGCTCATCGCCACCGCGCTCCTCGACGACTACGGCAGCTCCACGCCGATCGCCCTGTATGTGATCGCCGCGGCGGTGCTGACCCTGGTCGCCGTGGGCGTGGCGCGGGAGACGCGGCACCGGGACCTCGCCCGTGTCGAGGCCGAGGACGGCGAGTCCGCCGGTGCCGGCACGGCCGCGCAGGCGCGCACGGCCTGA
- a CDS encoding NAD(P)-dependent alcohol dehydrogenase — MKAIVQDAYGPPEDLRVEEIAQPDPGSGEVLIQVRAASVDPGVWHLTTGQPYLLRALGFGLRAPKARVRGMDVAGRVEAVGPDVTRFQPGDEVYGTCDGSFAEYACAKQDRLARKPGNAGFEQAAVVPVSGCTALQALRDVGRLRSGQSVLVIGAGGGVGTFAVQLAKALGAGHVTGVCSDATAELVRSLGADEVIDYSRQDPTDGTRRYDLVLDIAGNRPLARLRRVLSPGGTLVLVGGEDGGKWFGGMGRLLRALLLSPFTGQRLRGLFSTQSHDDLRLLAELIEAGAMTPVIDRTYPLADVPEAIGYLRSGRARGKTAVSV; from the coding sequence GTGAAGGCCATCGTCCAAGACGCCTACGGACCGCCCGAGGACCTGCGTGTCGAAGAGATCGCTCAGCCGGATCCCGGTAGCGGCGAGGTGCTCATCCAGGTCCGGGCGGCATCCGTAGACCCGGGTGTCTGGCACCTCACCACGGGCCAGCCGTATCTGCTGCGCGCCCTCGGTTTCGGGCTGCGGGCGCCCAAGGCACGCGTCCGGGGCATGGATGTCGCGGGACGTGTGGAGGCCGTCGGCCCGGACGTCACCCGCTTCCAGCCGGGCGACGAGGTGTACGGCACCTGCGACGGATCGTTCGCCGAGTACGCCTGCGCCAAGCAGGACAGGCTCGCCCGCAAGCCCGGCAACGCCGGCTTCGAGCAGGCGGCCGTCGTCCCGGTGTCCGGCTGCACAGCCCTCCAGGCGCTGCGCGATGTCGGGCGACTGCGGTCCGGGCAGAGTGTCCTCGTCATCGGCGCCGGGGGCGGCGTGGGTACCTTCGCGGTGCAACTGGCCAAGGCCCTCGGGGCCGGCCATGTCACCGGTGTCTGCAGCGACGCCACAGCGGAGCTGGTCCGCTCCCTCGGCGCCGACGAGGTGATCGACTACTCGCGTCAGGACCCCACCGACGGCACCCGCCGCTACGATCTCGTTCTCGACATCGCCGGCAACCGCCCCCTGGCCCGGCTGCGCCGCGTCCTCAGCCCCGGCGGGACGCTGGTCCTGGTCGGCGGTGAGGACGGCGGGAAGTGGTTCGGCGGCATGGGCCGGCTCCTGCGAGCGCTGCTGCTGTCTCCGTTCACCGGCCAGCGCCTCCGCGGCCTCTTCTCCACTCAGAGCCACGACGACCTGCGGCTCCTCGCGGAGCTCATCGAGGCGGGCGCGATGACCCCCGTCATCGACCGGACCTACCCGCTGGCCGACGTCCCCGAGGCCATCGGCTACCTGAGGAGTGGCCGTGCACGCGGGAAAACAGCCGTCAGCGTCTGA
- a CDS encoding GlxA family transcriptional regulator, whose translation MKPLRLGVLAYPGCFASEVFGIPDLLAMADHIAAAHGSDRPPYEVSVVSPRRRVVASGGSAIDVSALRPVDVLIVPGFELSPSLDLDATLANLRPEVAAIRSQAASGIAVVSICVGAFLVAEAGLLDGREATTAWLFADRFARRYANVKVRPEHLVVTDHGVTTTAAFSAMYDFALHLIREHDGSRVARSTARIALVDDARSTQTPYVDPELMPAVGREFSLGVKRWLDQNLGARYDLSALAETFHVSTRTMLRRFGEEAGQTPLAYLQSARVRRARHLLETTDRTIAHIAADLGYADTSTFSAIFARHTGQRPRDYRATFRRPVREADGNAARGPELPEPG comes from the coding sequence ATGAAACCGCTGCGTCTGGGTGTGCTGGCGTATCCCGGCTGCTTCGCCTCGGAGGTGTTCGGGATCCCCGACCTGCTGGCCATGGCCGACCACATCGCGGCGGCGCACGGATCGGACCGACCGCCGTACGAGGTGTCCGTCGTCTCGCCCCGGCGGAGGGTGGTCGCCTCCGGCGGCTCGGCCATCGACGTCTCGGCGCTGCGCCCCGTCGACGTCCTGATCGTGCCGGGTTTCGAGCTGTCGCCCAGCCTCGATCTCGACGCCACGCTCGCGAACCTGAGGCCCGAAGTGGCGGCGATTCGGTCGCAGGCCGCCTCCGGTATCGCTGTCGTGTCGATCTGTGTCGGCGCCTTCCTCGTCGCCGAGGCCGGCCTGCTCGACGGGCGCGAGGCGACGACGGCCTGGCTGTTCGCGGACCGGTTCGCGCGTCGATACGCCAACGTCAAGGTGCGCCCCGAGCACCTGGTGGTCACCGACCACGGTGTGACGACGACCGCCGCCTTCAGCGCCATGTACGACTTCGCACTCCACCTGATCCGTGAGCACGACGGCTCCCGCGTCGCCCGCAGCACCGCACGCATCGCACTCGTCGACGACGCCCGCTCCACCCAGACTCCCTACGTCGACCCGGAGCTCATGCCCGCCGTCGGCCGGGAGTTCTCACTCGGCGTCAAACGGTGGCTCGACCAGAACCTCGGGGCCCGCTACGACCTGTCCGCCCTCGCCGAAACGTTCCACGTCAGCACCCGAACGATGCTCCGCCGCTTCGGCGAGGAAGCAGGTCAGACCCCGCTCGCCTACCTGCAATCCGCTCGCGTGCGCCGGGCCCGTCATCTGCTGGAGACCACCGACAGGACCATCGCACACATCGCCGCCGACCTCGGGTACGCGGACACGAGCACCTTCAGCGCCATCTTCGCCCGGCACACCGGCCAGCGGCCACGGGACTACCGCGCCACGTTCCGCCGGCCTGTTCGCGAAGCAGACGGCAACGCCGCACGCGGCCCTGAGCTCCCAGAACCCGGATAA
- a CDS encoding thaumatin family protein, translated as MRRTPLKIPLRLSLTTLLTGLVAAIAAALLAAAPSTGAGAVAPPSVAPAAAAAVDHTVTFVNSTGRKIWIGSAVNADESRNFDKLPILEPGQSATVTIPETTAPGHWRGKFFARMGCSGTPGSTFHCAVGDCGKFADHCAKGTGEQPVSLAEFNFDSKDAAAPWYDVSYVNAFSVPITIAPRNVSPGGGGCDTVGCANNLLPNCPADNLTRWADGKPMLCTNPNRDAKTAYSDMIASHCPKAYGWSRQDQEPGNKVMQQCSKCSGFLVTFHRAS; from the coding sequence ATGCGCAGAACACCTCTGAAAATCCCCCTGCGACTCTCCCTGACAACCCTCCTGACCGGCCTGGTCGCCGCGATCGCAGCAGCGCTGTTGGCGGCCGCACCGAGTACGGGCGCGGGTGCGGTTGCTCCACCCTCCGTCGCACCGGCTGCCGCGGCGGCGGTCGACCACACGGTCACGTTCGTCAACAGCACCGGCAGGAAGATCTGGATCGGCAGCGCCGTCAACGCCGACGAGTCGAGGAACTTCGACAAGCTGCCGATCCTGGAGCCCGGCCAGTCGGCGACGGTGACCATTCCCGAGACGACGGCGCCCGGCCACTGGCGCGGCAAGTTCTTCGCGCGCATGGGATGTAGCGGGACACCAGGCAGCACCTTCCACTGTGCGGTCGGGGACTGCGGCAAGTTCGCCGACCACTGCGCCAAGGGCACCGGAGAACAGCCCGTCAGCCTCGCCGAGTTCAACTTCGACTCCAAGGACGCTGCCGCTCCCTGGTACGACGTGAGCTACGTGAACGCGTTCTCGGTGCCGATCACGATCGCGCCCCGGAACGTGAGCCCCGGCGGTGGCGGGTGCGACACGGTGGGCTGCGCGAACAACCTGCTGCCGAACTGTCCCGCGGACAATCTGACGCGCTGGGCGGACGGCAAGCCGATGCTGTGCACCAACCCCAACCGGGACGCCAAGACGGCCTACAGCGACATGATCGCCTCCCATTGCCCGAAAGCCTATGGGTGGTCCCGGCAGGACCAGGAGCCGGGCAACAAGGTGATGCAGCAGTGCAGCAAGTGCAGCGGCTTCCTCGTGACCTTCCACCGCGCCTCGTGA
- a CDS encoding septal ring lytic transglycosylase RlpA family protein: MSKRKLHVPLAAGAVALTAVLGLSPASSAAPRAPQAETCWATHYGPIPAGALTASGEVFDNNKNTAATSLTRNPQLPFGTRVKVTNVANGKSLVVRINDRGTFQQTPQEPKCLDLTDGAFGRLGGSLNPDAGHIVVQQKVLN, from the coding sequence ATGAGCAAGCGAAAGCTCCACGTCCCACTGGCCGCAGGGGCCGTCGCGCTGACCGCCGTACTGGGGCTCTCCCCGGCGAGTTCGGCCGCGCCCAGGGCCCCGCAGGCCGAGACCTGCTGGGCGACGCACTACGGTCCCATACCCGCCGGAGCCCTCACGGCCAGCGGCGAGGTCTTCGACAACAACAAGAACACCGCGGCGACCTCACTGACACGCAATCCGCAACTGCCGTTCGGGACCCGTGTGAAGGTGACCAACGTCGCGAACGGCAAGTCCCTCGTCGTGCGCATCAACGACCGCGGCACCTTCCAGCAGACGCCGCAGGAACCGAAGTGCCTCGACCTGACCGACGGTGCCTTCGGCCGGCTCGGCGGCAGCCTCAACCCCGACGCCGGCCACATCGTGGTCCAGCAGAAGGTCCTGAACTGA
- a CDS encoding DHCW motif cupin fold protein — protein sequence MVCRDSAGEQCSRSVDRPREGCFAKRGGLTPRHPSDVTPSVQAGDSETATWRTRQFGAVRVRMVEYSPGYMADHWCSRGHILLVLEGTLTTELANGEIVTIKAGTNQSVIPKGVSARSIIPRAFLRHSPAMCVPLLEAAPDTPTRTGKA from the coding sequence ATGGTGTGCCGTGACTCTGCTGGGGAGCAATGCTCAAGATCTGTGGATCGGCCTCGAGAGGGGTGCTTCGCGAAACGCGGAGGGCTGACCCCGCGGCACCCCTCGGACGTCACCCCTTCAGTGCAGGCGGGCGACTCCGAGACCGCTACCTGGCGCACACGTCAATTCGGTGCCGTGCGCGTTCGAATGGTGGAGTACAGCCCCGGTTACATGGCCGATCACTGGTGCAGTCGGGGCCACATCCTGCTCGTCCTCGAAGGAACACTCACCACCGAACTGGCAAACGGTGAAATCGTCACCATCAAGGCTGGCACCAACCAGTCGGTGATTCCGAAGGGTGTGTCGGCCAGATCCATTATTCCGCGCGCCTTTCTTCGGCACTCGCCCGCCATGTGCGTCCCATTGCTCGAAGCAGCGCCGGATACACCCACACGTACCGGAAAGGCTTGA
- a CDS encoding DUF2867 domain-containing protein — protein sequence MRLPTTAHTSRPWRIHEIAGDFRVEDVWALPTPGGPHDFPHLVRQIANGPRDGATTSSPSLVYRLLFEVRWKLGRLLGWDKADSGIGTRVPTLRDRLPADLREGPRGPDVRSDPFTSLYQLHDEWAAEMANRTVHAVLHIGWVPDEAGGHRGQMAILVKPNGLFGSAYMAAIKPFRYVWVYPALLRAMGRTWRASAEERRAE from the coding sequence ATGAGACTCCCCACGACGGCGCACACGTCCCGCCCCTGGCGGATCCACGAGATCGCCGGTGACTTCCGCGTCGAGGACGTCTGGGCGCTGCCGACACCGGGCGGTCCCCACGACTTCCCGCACCTGGTCCGCCAGATCGCGAACGGGCCGAGAGACGGGGCCACCACGTCCTCCCCCTCCCTCGTGTACCGCCTGCTCTTCGAGGTTCGCTGGAAGCTCGGGAGGCTGCTCGGCTGGGACAAAGCCGACTCCGGCATCGGCACCCGGGTGCCGACGCTGCGCGACCGGTTGCCGGCGGACCTCCGCGAGGGTCCGCGGGGGCCCGATGTCCGTTCGGATCCGTTCACCTCCCTCTACCAACTGCACGACGAGTGGGCGGCCGAAATGGCGAACCGGACCGTGCACGCCGTGTTGCACATCGGCTGGGTCCCGGACGAGGCCGGTGGCCACCGCGGCCAGATGGCCATCCTGGTGAAGCCGAACGGGCTGTTCGGCAGCGCATACATGGCCGCTATCAAGCCTTTCCGGTACGTGTGGGTGTATCCGGCGCTGCTTCGAGCAATGGGACGCACATGGCGGGCGAGTGCCGAAGAAAGGCGCGCGGAATAA